Proteins found in one Neurospora crassa OR74A linkage group II, whole genome shotgun sequence genomic segment:
- a CDS encoding RNA binding protein Nrd1 — MLSSQAAVAELEKGLGDMQNLKPPGVSGSKINSLTMLCLNNVQYESQLVQKLYTHYKKTPNTHKLGVLYVVDSVTRKWLEKAKALEQPVTLGAQDGTYAAGVHRVTELMPMFMNAIISSAPEDQKEKIKKLVDIWEKGQTFPPDMVNTFKEKLNAHQQHNVSTTPPGSPPPNPLASLQATSRPLPTPTTTAVMPSNILETLANLARLNANAAQSNSSAAAPAPAPAATAAVAPSPVQMGVPQIPPVTSSTPHPMFATSGQPSNGALPAGFLPGVGHPGMPYLSASQPAGQSVNMPPTMPFGFPAPAAQLAQPVQVPGAAPSANTATTVQLFAALAAQGIPLDKIASVMQLMGQPSGTAPAAPPQSVAQPLYAGYPPPPPAGGVSAAPAWEAVRHDESRDRNGYHDGMRSPNRPRGRSRSRSPRRWDVRGSPRARGNDRFDYGRSTPPRGHPDDRGRDRDMRIPEYRQRSPPNRRHESPGQEPPSEKWVKHDPTLPNGHIKVYSRTLFVGGVTCSEAELRSIFGRYGEVQTCIVNKEKRHAFVKMYYRQDAENAKKAMEENRGSDVQLRTRWGVGFGPRDCSDYQTGISVIPIHKLTEADRKWMLTAPYGGSGGQPITTGLVVEEPDIEIGAGVSSKAISRRMQTDKGGNHGPKSSRRDEEPQHPTGNAGGPPPAGNRWRHGREKHRNNSGDDRRGDRNDKNAANDDPIVMGLPGNITVGPNGINFPPNYAFTSNSTSNN; from the exons ATGTTGTCGTCACAGGCGGCCGTAGCTGAACTAGAGAAGGGCCTCGGGGACATGCAAAACCTGAAACCGCCCGGTGTCTCTGGCTCGAAAATCAATAGCCTCACCATGCTGTGTTTGAACAACGTCCAG TACGAATCACAGCTGGTTCAGAAGTTATATACCCACTACAAGAAGACACCAAACACTCACAAGCTGGGCGTCCTATACGTCGTAGATTCTGTAACCCGCAAATGGTTGGAGAAGGCAAAGGCCCTTGAACAACCCGTCACCCTTGGTGCACAGGATGGCACCTATGCTGCCGGTGTCCATAGAGTGACTGAACTAATGCCCATGTTCATGAACGCCATCATCTCTTCGGCCCCCGAGGATCAAAAG gagaagatcaagaagctggTCGACATATGGGAAAAGGGCCAGACGTTTCCTCCCGATATGGTCAACACCTTCAAGGAGAAGCTGAATGCTCATCAACAGCACA ATGTctcgacaacaccaccaggCAGTCCCCCTCCCAACCCGCTGGCTTCCTTGCAGGCCACTAGCAGACCTCTCCCTACGCCTACAACTACCGCCGTAATGCCGTCCAACATCCTGGAGACCTTAGCAAATCTTGCCCGCTTGAATGCGAATGCGGCTCAGAGTAATTCCAGCGCGGCCGCCCCTGCTCCCGCCCCGGCCGCAACTGCGGCTGTGGCCCCTTCTCCGGTACAAATGGGGGTCCCGCAGATTCCTCCTGTTACTTCTTCCACGCCGCATCCCATGTTTGCTACTTCTGGCCAGCCTAGCAATGGAGCATTGCCAGCCGGATTTCTTCCCGGTGTGGGGCACCCGGGTATGCCGTACTTATCAGCATCGCAGCCGGCGGGGCAGTCGGTGAACATGCCACCGACGATGCCATTTGGCTTCCCAGCTCCGGCCGCACAGCTAGCTCAGCCTGTGCAAGTGCCAGGAGCAGCCCCTAGTGCGAATACCGCTACGACGGTTCAGCTGTTCGCCGCCCTCGCCGCCCAGGGCATCCCTCTTGACAAGATTGCCAGTGTAATGCAGCTGATGGGTCAACCAAGTGGCACCGCCCCGGCAGCACCTCCCCAGTCCGTTGCTCAGCCTCTATATGCCGgctatcctcctcctccccctgcTGGCGGTGTATCTGCTGCCCCTGCATGGGAGGCCGTGAGACATGATGAATCACGTGATCGTAATGGCTATCATGATGGGATGAGGTCTCCAAATAGGCCTCGGGGTCGCTCTCGCTCACGCTCGCCGCGGCGCTGGGATGTCAGGGGGTCGCCTCGAGCCCGCGGTAACGATCGCTTTGATTATGGGCGGAGCACCCCGCCCCGTGGCCATCCGGATGATCGTGGTAGAGACCGGGATATGCGTATTCCCGAGTACCGACAACGGTCGCCCCCCAACCGTAGACATGAGAGCCCGGGTCAGGAGCCGCCCTCCGAGAAATGGGTCAAACACGATCCTACTCTTCCCAATGGTCACATCAAGGTGTATAGCCGCACGCTGTTTGTCGGTGGTGTGAC ATGTTCCGAAGCCGAACTCCGCTCCATTTTTGGTCGCTACGGCGAAGTACAAACGTGCATCGTCAACAAAGAGAAAAGACATGCCTTTGTCAAGATGTACTACCGTCAAGATGCTGAGAATGCAAAGAAAGCCATGGAAGAGAACAGAGGCTCCGACGTCCAGCTGCGG ACTCGTTGGGGTGTTGGCTTTGGCCCCCGTGACTGCAGTGACTACCAGACTGGGATCAGTGTCATTCCTATTCATAAGCTCACCGAAGCCGACCGGAAATGGATGTTGACGGCACCCTATGGCGGAAGTGGTGGCCAACCTATTACCACCGGTCTTGTTGTCGAGGAGCCAGACATTGAGATTGGCGCAGGTGTTTCGTCAAAAGCCATCAGTCGACGTATGCAGACAGACAAAGGGGGTAACCATGGCCCCAAGTCAAGCCGCCGAGATGAGGAGCCCCAGCATCCTACTGGGAACGCAGGTGGACCGCCCCCTGCCGGTAACCGCTGGCGGCATGGTCGCGAGAAGCATCGCAATAACAGTGGCGATGACAGACGCGGCGATCGGAATGACAAGAATGCAGCCAACGATGACCCGATTGTGATGGGCTTGCCTGGAAACATCACTGTTGGACCGAACGGCATCAATTTTCCTCCCAATTATGCCTTCACATCCAACAGCACGTCCAACAACTGA
- the cit-1 gene encoding mitochondrial citrate synthase, whose protein sequence is MAPVMRLGSAALRSSIHLTSRQTAFTAARCYSSKTQTLKERFAELLPENIEKIKALRKEHGSKVVDKVTLDQVYGGARGIKCLVWEGSVLDAEEGIRFRGKTIPECQELLPKAPGGKEPLPEGLFWLLLTGEVPSEQQVRDLSAEWAARSDVPKFIEELIDRCPSDLHPMAQLSLAVTALEHTSSFARAYAKGINKKEYWGYTFEDSMDLIAKLPTIAARIYQNVFKGGKVAAVQKDKDYSFNFANQLGFGDNKDFVELLRLYLTIHTDHEGGNVSAHTTHLVGSALSSPFLSVAAGLNGLAGPLHGLANQEVLNWLTEMKKVIGDDLSDEAITKYLWDTLNAGRVVPGYGHAVLRKTDPRYSAQRKFAQEHLPEDPMFQLVSQVYKIAPKVLTEHGKTKNPYPNVDAHSGVLLQHYGLTEANYYTVLFGVSRAIGVLPQLIIDRAVGAPIERPKSYSTDKWIEICKKL, encoded by the exons ATGGCTCCCGTTATGCGCCTGGGCTCCGCCGCCCTGAGGTCCTCCATCCACCTCACTTCTCGCCAGACTGCCTTCACTGCCGCCAGATGCTACTCTTCCAAGACTCAG ACTCTCAAGGAGCGCTTCGCTGAGCTCCTCCCCGAGAACATCGAGAAGATCAAGGCCCTCCGCAA GGAGCACGGTTCCAAGGTCGTCGACAAGGTCACTCTCGACCAGGTCTATGGCGGTGCCCGTGGCATCAAGTGCCTTGTCTGGGAGGGTTCCGTCCTCGACGCCGAGGAGGGTATCCGTTTCCGCGGCAAGACCATCCCCGAGTGCCAGGAACTGCTTCCCAAGGCTCCCGGCGGCAAGGAGCCCCTGCCCGAGG GTCTCTTCTGGCTTCTCCTGACCGGTGAGGTCCCCTCCGAGCAGCAGGTCCGCGACCTTTCTGCCGAGTGGGCTGCCCGCTCCGATGTCCCCAAGTTCATTGAGGAGCTCATCGACCGCTGCCCCTCTGACCTCCACCCCATGGCTCAGCTCTCCCTCGCTGTCACCGCTCTCGAGCACACCTCTTCCTTCGCCCGTGCCTACGCCAAGGGTATCAACAAGAAGGAGTACTGGGGCTACACCTTTGAGGACTCCATGGACCTCATTGCCAAGCTCCCCACCATTGCTGCCCGCATCTACCAGAACGTCTTCAAGGGCGGCAAGGTCGCTGCTGTccagaaggacaaggactACTCCTTCAACTTCGCCAACCAGCTCGGCTTCGGCGACAACAAGGACTTCGTTGAGCTCCTCCGTCTCTACCTCACCATCCACACCGATCACGAGGGTGGCAACGTCTCTGCCCACACCACTCACCTTGTCGGCTCTGCTCTCAGctctcccttcctctccgtcgCTGCCGGTCTGAACGGTCTCGCCGGTCCCCTCCACGGTCTTGCCAACCAGGAGGTCCTTAACTGGCTCAccgagatgaagaaggtCATCGGTGACGATCTCTCCGATGAGGCCATCACCAAGTACCTCTGGGACACCCTTAACGCCGGTCGCGTTGTCCCCGGTTACGGCCACGCCGTCCTCCGCAAGACCGACCCCCGCTACTCTGCCCAGCGCAAGTTCGCCCAGGAGCACCTCCCCGAGGACCCCATGTTCCAGCTCGTCAGCCAGGTCTACAAGATCGCCCCCAAGGTCCTCACCGAGCACGGCAAGACCAAGAACCCCTACCCCAACGTCGATGCCCACTCTGGTGTCCTTCTCCAGCACTATGGTCTTACTGAGGCCAACTACTACACTGTTCTCTTCGGTGTTTCCCGCGCCATTGGTGTCCTTCCTCAGCTGATTATCGACCGCGCCGTCGGTGCCCCCATTGAGAG GCCCAAGTCTTACTCCACTGACAAGTGGATCGAGATCTGCAAGAAGCTTTAA
- a CDS encoding mRNA cleavage factor complex component Pcf11, whose amino-acid sequence MADDAADVAEDYRQALEDLTVNSRIEIATLTNIARENAHHGLAIAEVLTNHIKKVPPPRTLPALYVLDSVVKNVPTPYALYFGPKLYSIFMGAYTKVDNPTRRKMDEMLKTWKEPVPGSISTKPVFPPEVVKPIENALIAAKNVALQVNQSSYQGQQYMLRGARPPAPPHRDTPTPPNVRPATQQPGQQYPPPNGHMPPHGGNTAFPLRPHNGPDVLPPRATTQPPYGAPYHQPQVPHQGISIERLRDDIQQLIVAERAEFARDPLDVGKQTRLKALLDLQTLIQRPDVPQEQLMLVKEKITELSVNMRSAATAATAAAAAAAAAATGIAPVAAAPLQYPVPYTATPTPPVIPGAVPPPPQVPGGRPPSALAVAGPSAGAGGALSIDSLFGQGALAALLAGATRKSATPTPSQTGTPQPPIATPIPPPAVPPVAGAPTPVPAAAAGSLAALPPVIAAVLRSQTPTVGPAAPPPLEAPKPAASAPPTVPAAAPPAPVSNPSALLAMLRQSGLLSGTTPAAPAPVATAPAAAPAAAWTYTLKQFRGPQLINRLHEDLGPPCTQCGRRFGTDEEGRRKKTAHMDWHFRVHQRVTDAERRGQHRSWWVEQSDWVNSLEAIDSDHGHRSDTTAGGGAGGYGGRGGGVPGQDTLNYDDNVDEDEDDYDPEASFNNSYNPNSLYPGGGIMGADHSGGHGGGKAMPGHGGGRKGGKRGGLDYIPVPEDSAKVNNMCPICQERFEMKWLDEAQEWVWMDATKVGERVYHASCHKEVNGSVGGGVGPGDGGDNGLMSMGGENGLGGRKRKAEDDAYSGAKGRIKLEY is encoded by the exons ATGGCCGACGACGCCGCTGATGTTGCCGAGGACTATCGGCAGGCCCTGGAGGACTTGACCGTAAACTCAAGGATAGAGATTGCGACTTTGACGAATATTGCGCGAGAGAACGCCCACCATGGTTTGGCCATTGCTGAGGTCTTGACAAACCACATAAAAAAG GTCCCACCTCCTCGAACACTACCGGCCCTCTACGTGCTCGACTCGGTGGTCAAAAATGTCCCGACACCATACGCCCTCTACTTTGGGCCCAAGCTCTATTCCATCTTCATGGGCGCCTACACCAAAGTCGACAACCCAACCAGGCGGAAGATGGACGAGATGCTGAAGACCTGGAAGGAGCCAGTACCGGGCTCGATATCCACGAAGCCCGTGTTCCCTCCCGAGGTGGTCAAACCGATCGAGAACGCCCTGATCGCGGCCAAGAATGTTGCCCTTCAAGTCAACCAGAGCAGTTACCAAGGGCAGCAGTATATGCTCCGCGGAGCCCGTCCCCCAGCCCCTCCTCACAGAGATACGCCAACTCCTCCAAACGTTCGACCAGCGACACAACAACCCGGACAGCAATATCCGCCTCCTAACGGACATATGCCGCCGCACGGAGGAAACACGGCCTTCCCTCTGCGCCCTCATAAC GGTCCCGATGtgcttcctcctcgcgcCACCACCCAGCCTCCGTATGGAGCCCCCTATCACCAGCCCCAAGTTCCTCACCAGGGTATAAGCATAGAGAGGTTAAGAGACGATATCCAGCAACTCATCGTTGCAGAGAGGGCCGAGTTTGCGCGAGATCCGCTGGACGTAGGTAAACAAACTAGACTGAAGGCCTTGCTGGATCTGCAGACCTTGATTCAGAGGCCAGACGTGCCGCAGGAGCAGTTAATGCTCGTGAAAGAAAAGATCACTGAACTGTCCGTAAACATGCGCAGCGCTGCTACTGCcgccactgctgctgctgctgctgctgctgctgctgctactggcATTGCTCCTGTCGCCGCCGCGCCTCTTCAATATCCCGTCCCATACACCGCTACCCCAACACCTCCGGTCATTCCCGGtgctgttcctcctcctcctcaagtACCAGGGGGGCGTCCTCCTTCTGCCTTGGCCGTGGCGGGTCCGAGTGCTGGTGCCGGAGGTGCCCTCTCGATAGACTCTTTGTTCGGGCAAGGCGCTCTCGCCGCCTTGCTGGCTGGTGCTACCCGAAAGTCTGCTACCCCTACACCATCACAGACTGGCACGCCACAGCCTCCCATCGCGACACCGATACCACCACCGGCTGTACCACCGGTAGCTGGAGCTCCTACTCCGGttcccgctgctgccgctggtAGTCTGGCAGCCTTGCCACCCGTCATCGCGGCTGTCCTTCGATCACAAACACCAACAGTGGGCccggcagcaccaccacctctcgAGGCTCCTAAGCCCGCAGCATCCGCTCCTCCCACCGTTCCCGCGGCCGCACCGCCAGCACCAGTCTCCAACCCATCAGCGTTACTTGCCATGCTTCGACAATCCGGTCTTCTGTCCGGCACCACTCCcgctgctcccgctcccgtaGCAACGgcacccgccgccgccccggCCGCCGCCTGGACCTATACTCTCAAACAGTTCCGCGGCCCACAACTCATCAACCGACTCCACGAAGACCTCGGCCCCCCTTGCACACAGTGCGGCCGGCGGTTCGGCACCGACGAGGAAGGCCGGCGCAAGAAGACAGCGCACATGGACTGGCACTTCCGGGTGCACCAGCGGGTGACGGACGCAGAGCGACGCGGGCAGCACCGGTCCTGGTGGGTGGAGCAGTCAGATTGGGTGAACTCGTTGGAAGCGATTGATTCTGATCACGGTCACCGTTCTGATACtactgctggtggtggtgccggtggttatggtggtcgtggtggaGGTGTGCCGGGTCAGGATACACTCAACTATGATGATAAtgtggatgaggatgaggatgattaCGACCCCGAGGCGAGCTtcaataattcttataaccCCAACTCTCTGTACCCAGGTGGTGGCATCATGGGTGCTGATCATTCGGGAGGTCATGGTGGCGGGAAAGCCATGCCCGGTCACGGCGGTGGTAGAAAGGGAGGCAAAAGGGGCGGTCTCGACTACATCCCCGTTCCCGAGGATTCTGCCAAAGTCAATAACATGTGCCCCATCTGCCAGGAAAGATTCGAGATGAAGTGGCTTGATGAGGCGCAGGAGTGGGTGTGGATGGACGCCACGAAAGTAGGCGAGAGGGTATATCATGCCAGTTGCCATAAGGAGGTAAATGGCAGTGTTGGTGGCGGTGTTGGGcctggagatggtggtgacaATGGATTAATGAGCATGGGCGGGGAGAATGGATtgggggggaggaagaggaaagctGAG GATGATGCTTACTCAGGGGCCAAGGGAAGGATAAAGTTGGAATATTGA
- a CDS encoding 4F5 family protein translates to MSRGNQREKAREANLKKQAAQKKVNTKSGTEMQRDKEAVAALMRAKQAAADAKRAAEAAKKK, encoded by the exons ATGTCCCGCGGTAACCAGCGCGAGAAGGCCCGTGAGGCTAACCTCAAGAAGCAAGCCGCTCAG AAGAAGGTCAACACCAAGAGCGGCACTGAGATGCAGCGCGATAAGGAAGCTGTCGCTGCCCTCATGAGGGCCAAGCAGGCGGCCG CCGATGCGAAGAGGGCTGCTGAGGCTGCCAAGAAGAAATAA